The DNA sequence GCCATCCGATAGGATTTGCCCACATAATAATTTTTCCTGCTGTTACACCTGCCAGTGCATAAGTAAGAATTACACGAGTTGCCAGATTACATAAACTACATGCCAGAAACCACTTCATATCAGCTGCTCCTCGCAAGATCCCATTGCTGACATTCATAAGTCCCATTACAAAATAAAACATTGACACAATACTTAAATACTCCGCTCCAATGGAAATAGCTTCTGCACTGGTAGAAGAGTTCATAAACGTTCCGACAACCTCTTCTCCTGCAAAATGAAGGAATATAGCAATTAAAAGGCCAATTCCGGCTGCCATCGTAAGACAGATTCGATATCCTTCTCCAATCCGCTCCGGCTTTTTTGCCCCCATGTTCTGCGCTACATATGTGGATGCTGCGTTTCCTACTGCAACCATTGGTGTAATAGCAATTCCTTCAATCTTAATTGCTGCCGTATAACCGGCCATAAAAGTAGAACCAAAACGATTTACTACAGATTGTATCAACAGCATCCCCACTGACACAATCGACTGTTGCACGATAGTAGGAATAGCTACTGTTACCATACGCTTCAACATATCTATATCATATCTTTTAAAACTCTCTGTCTCAATTTTTCGAAGCTTTTTCATTAAGAAGCTAAAAGATAATACCGCAGAAATTGCCTGTGATATCAGCGTTGCCCAGGCTGCTCCCTGAACTCCCATTTGAAGCTTTGCAACAAAAAGCAAGTCTAATCCGATATTCAATATAGAAGAAAACATCAAAAACAACAATGGCTTTGTGGAATCCCCCAATGCATTAAAGATAGCCGAAAAAGCATTGTATAAAAACAAAAATACAAATCCATAGAAATATATTTGCAAATAATCCGACGCTTCTGCAAAAATATTATCCGGCGTTCCCATAAGTCGCAAAATTCCTTTATTAATAACCATTCCAAGAACACTTAAAAAGACACTAAAGCCAAGAATTGATAATAATGCCGTAGAAATTGCTGTCTTCATCTTTGCCAACTGATTTGCCCCAAAAAGCTGAGAAATTACCACCGAACAACCAATTCCAGTCCCTATTGCTACCATAACAAATAACATAGTAATTGCTGTAGATGCTCCTACCGCTGCCAAAGCATCTTCGCCTACCACATTTCCTACAATAATAGAATCTACAATATTATAAAACTGCTGAAACAGATTTCCTCCTACCATAGGAAGCGTAAATGCAATCAACGCCTTGGTCGGATTCCCTGTTATCATACTTCCTTTTAACTCATTTTCCATTTTTCTCCGTATGCCTCTCTTTCTAACGTTAACCAACTGTTTCCTATTCTACTATCCTCTTCATTTTCGGTCAACTATTTTCATTTTTCTACCAGTTTATAAACTTTTAATAATTTCTCAATCCCTCTATTTTCCTTACGTTGCACGTTTTTGTTAGCACTCATTTGAAAAGAGTGCTAATTTTCTATTGACTTTTAAAAATTGCAGTATTACAATCTCTTTCAGAGAGAAAAAAAGAAAAAAGGAGTGTTGACAAATGAGTAACAAACATGGAAGTCTTTCTATCAACAGTGACAATATTTTTCCTATTATAAAAAAATGGTTGTATTCCGACCACGATATTTTTTACCGTGAGTTAATCTCCAATGGTTGTGATGCTATCACCAAGTTAAAAAAATTAGATGTGATGGGTGAATATCAGCTCCCTGAGGATTATGAACCGAAGATTCAGGTTCTGGTAAATCCGGAAGAAAAGACCTTAAAATTCATCGATAACGGTATTGGTATGACCGCAGATGAAGTAGAAGAATATATCAATCAGATTGCATTTTCCGGCGCAACTGATTTCCTAGAAAAATACAAAGATAAAGCAAGTGATGAACAAATTATCGGTCATTTCGGTCTTGGCTTCTATTCTGCTTTTATGGTAGCTGACGAAGTACATATTGATACTCTTTCTTATAAAGATGGTGCTACACCGGTTCACTGGGAATGCGATGGCGGTACAGAATTCGATATGAAAGACGGCGACAAAGATGTTGTTGGTACTACTATTACTCTTTTCTTAAATGAAGACTGTCTGGAATTTGCCAATGAGTATCGCGCAAGAGAAGTTATTGAAAAATACTGCTCTTTCATGCCTACTCCAATCTTCTTAAAGAAGGAAAATGCAGAACCGGAATATGAAACCATTCCTGCTGATGAAGTAACAGAAAAAGATACTGTTATTGAAAATATTGTAGAAGAAGCAAAATACGAAGAAAAAGAGAACGAAGACGGAACCAAAGAACAGGTTGAAGTTTCTCCTCGTCAGGAAAAAGCAAAGATTGTGAAACGTCCGGTTGCTTTAAATGATACCAACCCACTTTGGACCAAACATCCAAACGAATGTACCGATGAGGATTACAAAACATTCTACCGCAAGGTATTCCAGGACTATAAAGAGCCACTGTTCTGGATTCACTTAAATATGGATTATCCGTTCAACCTGAAAGGTATTCTGTATTTCCCAAAAATCAATACAGAATATGATTCCATTGAAGGAACTATCAAGTTATACAACAATCAGGTATTCATTGCTGACAATATCAAAGAAGTCATTCCTGAATTCCTGATGCTGTTAAAGGGTGTTATTGACTGTCCTGATTTACCACTGAATGTATCCAGAAGTGCTCTACAGAACGATGGATTTGTAAAGAAGATTTCTGATTACATCACCAAGAAAGTAGCTGACAAGCTGAGCGGTATGTGTAAGACCGAAAAAGAAACTTACGAAAAATACTGGGATGACATCAGTCCATTTATCAAATTTGGTTGCTTAAAGGATGAGAAATTCTGTGACAAGATGAATGACTATATCCTCTTTAAGAATCTGGACAATAAGTACCTCACTCTTCCGGAATGCCTGAAGGTGGATGATGAAGAAACTGCAGATTCCGAAAACAAGGACGCAGAAAATACTGAAGAAAAAGATACCAGAAAGCCAATTTACTATGTAACAGATGTAAAACAGCAAGGTCAGTACATCAACATGTTCAAGGAACAAGGTATGGATGCCGTTATCTTAGAGCATAATATTGATACCTCTTTCATTACACAGTTAGAGCGTAGAAATGAAAAGATTAAATTCGTCCGTATCGACGCAGACGTAACTGACTCCATGAAGGAAGAAACTTCCGAAGAGGAATTAAAAGAAGCAAATGAAACCTTAACAGAGACCTTCCGCAAAGCATTAAATAACGAGGGCCTGAAGGTTTCCGTAGAAAAACTGAAAAATGCTTCTATCTCTTCTGTCATCACTCTTTCTGAAGAAGGA is a window from the Roseburia sp. 499 genome containing:
- a CDS encoding MATE family efflux transporter — translated: MVNVRKRGIRRKMENELKGSMITGNPTKALIAFTLPMVGGNLFQQFYNIVDSIIVGNVVGEDALAAVGASTAITMLFVMVAIGTGIGCSVVISQLFGANQLAKMKTAISTALLSILGFSVFLSVLGMVINKGILRLMGTPDNIFAEASDYLQIYFYGFVFLFLYNAFSAIFNALGDSTKPLLFLMFSSILNIGLDLLFVAKLQMGVQGAAWATLISQAISAVLSFSFLMKKLRKIETESFKRYDIDMLKRMVTVAIPTIVQQSIVSVGMLLIQSVVNRFGSTFMAGYTAAIKIEGIAITPMVAVGNAASTYVAQNMGAKKPERIGEGYRICLTMAAGIGLLIAIFLHFAGEEVVGTFMNSSTSAEAISIGAEYLSIVSMFYFVMGLMNVSNGILRGAADMKWFLACSLCNLATRVILTYALAGVTAGKIIMWANPIGWLVGLVIAVFRYFQGGWKKRVLI
- the htpG gene encoding molecular chaperone HtpG gives rise to the protein MSNKHGSLSINSDNIFPIIKKWLYSDHDIFYRELISNGCDAITKLKKLDVMGEYQLPEDYEPKIQVLVNPEEKTLKFIDNGIGMTADEVEEYINQIAFSGATDFLEKYKDKASDEQIIGHFGLGFYSAFMVADEVHIDTLSYKDGATPVHWECDGGTEFDMKDGDKDVVGTTITLFLNEDCLEFANEYRAREVIEKYCSFMPTPIFLKKENAEPEYETIPADEVTEKDTVIENIVEEAKYEEKENEDGTKEQVEVSPRQEKAKIVKRPVALNDTNPLWTKHPNECTDEDYKTFYRKVFQDYKEPLFWIHLNMDYPFNLKGILYFPKINTEYDSIEGTIKLYNNQVFIADNIKEVIPEFLMLLKGVIDCPDLPLNVSRSALQNDGFVKKISDYITKKVADKLSGMCKTEKETYEKYWDDISPFIKFGCLKDEKFCDKMNDYILFKNLDNKYLTLPECLKVDDEETADSENKDAENTEEKDTRKPIYYVTDVKQQGQYINMFKEQGMDAVILEHNIDTSFITQLERRNEKIKFVRIDADVTDSMKEETSEEELKEANETLTETFRKALNNEGLKVSVEKLKNASISSVITLSEEGRRMQDMMKMYGMAGMDFGANDVTLTLNANNDLVKYILENKDSEHVPMFCEQLYDLAMLSNQPLSPDAMTKFIARSNDIMMLLAK